In a single window of the Elaeis guineensis isolate ETL-2024a chromosome 8, EG11, whole genome shotgun sequence genome:
- the LOC105050211 gene encoding uncharacterized protein — MAGTDGGGEDDDYMGDLSLFIPPEDSCSQKKKFGPKIQSPEAPKPKRPKGISWQEQRRLERERKQREEDERTMAGLEAAIPETNVGFRMLRQMGYTPGSVLGKGGAGPAEPVGLEIRRSRAGIGVISPQEEAARSNRATAERKRRREEELMAEFGSRQKTQWRSRRIVGDYREAEAALAQLENREVVEPPKEDGDEGKKQEEEEEEEEITEEDLHDILIKLRDEHHYCLYCGCKFESAEALAIDCPGPNEEDH; from the exons ATGGCGGGCACAGACGGCGGTGGAGAGGATGACGACTACATGGGCGATCTCTCCCTCTTCATCCCTCCCGAAGACTCCTGTTCCCAGAAGAAG AAGTTTGGGCCCAAGATCCAATCGCCGGAGGCCCCGAAGCCGAAGAGGCCGAAGGGTATAAGCTGGCAGGAGCAGCGGAGGCTTGAGAGGGAGCGGAAGCAGCGGGAGGAGGACGAGCGGACGATGGCCGGGCTGGAGGCGGCGATCCCGGAGACGAACGTGGGGTTCAGGATGCTGCGCCAGATGGGGTACACCCCCGGGTCGGTGCTGGGGAAGGGCGGGGCCGGGCCGGCCGAGCCTGTGGGGCTCGAGATCCGGCGGTCCCGGGCTGGGATAGGTGTCATCTCGCCACAGGAGGAAGCAGCGAGGAGCAATAGGGCCACGGCGGAGAGGAAGCGGCGGAGGGAGGAGGAGTTGATGGCGGAGTTTGGATCTCGGCAGAAGACGCAGTGGAGGAGCCGGCGGATCGTTGGGGATTACAGGGAGGCAGAGGCAGCATTGGCGCAGCTGGAGAACAGGGAGGTTGTTGAACCGCCTAAGGAGGATGGAGATGAGGGGAAGAagcaggaggaggaagaagaggaagaagaaatcaCTGAAGAG GATTTGCATGATATATTGATAAAGCTGCGGGATGAACATCATTACTGCCTCTATTGTGGGTGTAAG TTTGAATCAGCAGAGGCACTTGCAATTGATTGTCCTGGACCCAACGAAGAGGACCACTGA
- the LOC105050212 gene encoding CDK5RAP3 protein homolog isoform X1, with the protein MQDPADIRNLPIDIAFARLGEWLVDRKKIPQDWRKRLSSIRSRISSAFMSLPRDLDPFLQTLDPEVVGYMEAKKIYNILLNSTTESRNIFGRLSGSAGEWESVVRSFEKDHIFLGEAAQIMVQNVNYEIPYQKKQVQKIQQQLAELDRKEADIKRHAALSAAKYSEACQELGLQGENVRLELLETAKSLPSTFSKLLQVLNSDSILRAMEYYTNFVRDAHTEKEQKNPRDVLQNLRHLLENPPSLSVSVSPEVQNSLNDLSKPDSSYPVPGMQLPDTNLATDGIDWNVLVDDTQIDWDIGAVEQPEESGSGIGSYEIIDSNNIDLRGSENGNGVVADQMSLNRIEGVASRTSESEICWDIIIENPQVDALDVPADAGKESQLLGPTESSHHQSLVAERSQFLETEYRNKILDDLFEIKSFLNQRLVETRSEETSSLQHQVQAVAPFVLQQYAPDAVQAMLAEISLAISMLTNRKTRDLIMILNSKRFLDRLVSTVEEKKHHEVKLRESLNDLSVRRMELHNALSSSWPKQEAAIAKTRELKKLCETTLSSMFDGRPVNIIGEINTLLSASLSS; encoded by the exons ATGCAAGACCCTGCGGATATCCGAAACCTCCCCATCGACATCGCCTTCGCTCGTCTCGGAG AATGGCTGGTGGATCGGAAGAAGATCCCACAGGATTGGAGGAAGCGGTTGAGCTCGATCAGATCTCGGATCTCGTCTGCCTTCATGTCGCTGCCCAGGGATCTCGAtcccttcctccaaaccctagatCCCGAAG TTGTTGGGTACATGGAAGCAAAGAAAATATACAATATTCTTTTGAACTCAACTACAGAAAGTCGTAATATTTTTGGACGCTTATCAGGTTCTGCT GGTGAATGGGAATCCGTAGTGCGCTCCTTTGAGAAGGACCATATCTTTCTTGGAGAGGCTGCTCAGATAATGGTTCAGAATGTTAACTATGAAAT TCCCTACCAGAAAAAGCAGGTGCAGAAGATTCAGCAACAACTAGCAGAACTAGATCGTAAGGAGGCTGATATCAAGAGACATGCTGCCCTCTCTGCAGCTAAATATTCTGAAGCTTGTCAGGAGCTTGGATTGCAG GGGGAAAATGTGAGATTGGAGCTTCTGGAGACTGCAAAATCTCTTCCGTCCACATTCAGCAAATTATTGCAAGTCCTTAATAGTGATTCCATTTTAAGGGCCATGGAATATTATACAAACTTTGTCAGAGATGCTCACACAGAGAAAGAG CAGAAAAATCCAAGGGATGTGCTACAAAATCTGAGGCACCTTCTTGAAAATCCTCCCTCTCTTAGTGTGTCTGTGTCTCCTGAGGTCCAAAATTCTCTGAATGATCTGTCGAAGCCAGACTCGTCTTATCCTGTACCAGGAATGCAGCTACCTGATACTAATCTTGCTACAGACGGTATTGACTGGAACGTTTTGGTAGACGATACCCAGATCGATTGGGATATTGGTGCTGTGGAACAACCTGAAGAATCTGGCAGTGGTATTGGTTCTTATGAAATAATTGATTCTAATAATATAGATTTAAGGGGGTCTGAAAATGGTAATGGCGTGGTAGCTGATCAGATGTCATTAAATAGAATAGAGGGTGTGGCCTCTCGTACTTCTGAGTCAGAAATATGTTGGGATATCATCATTGAAAATCCTCAAGTGGATGCACTGGATGTTCCAGCAGATGCAGGCAAGGAAAGTCAATTATTAGGTCCAACTGAATCCTCACATCATCAAAGTTTAGTGGCAGAAAGAAGCCAATTTCTGGAGACAGAATACAGGAATAAGATACTTGATGATCTGTTCGAG ATCAAATCATTTTTGAATCAGCGGTTAGTGGAGACGAGGAGTGAAGAGACTTCCTCCTTACAGCATCAAGTTCAGGCAGTTGCTCCTTTTGTGCTGCAACAGTATGCTCCTGATGCAGTACAGGCAATGCTAGCAGAGATATCTTTGGCCATTTCAATGCTTACAAATCGGAAAACACGCGACTTGATTATGATTCTCAACTCCAAAAG ATTTCTAGACAGATTGGTGTCAACAGTGGAGGAAAAGAAGCATCATGAAGTAAAACTGCGAGAGAGCTTGAATGATTTATCAGTGAGACGCATGGAACTGCACAATGCATTATCATCATCTTGGCCCAAGCAA GAAGCAGCAATTGCAAAAACAAGAGAACTGAAGAAGCTGTGCGAGACAACATTATCATCTATGTTTGATGGACGACCAGTCAACATTATTGGAGAAATCAATACATTGCTGAGTGCCAGTCTCAGTTCATAA
- the LOC105050210 gene encoding squamosa promoter-binding-like protein 14 isoform X1: MKSGSSSPVVSRAGGPGDSLHGLKFGKKIYFEDGAAAAAAAGGGGGGGGSSSSSSSSKAPEPAAPPPPPAKKGKGAVQGGQGPPRCQVEGCKADLTGAKAYYCRHKVCGMHSKAPKVIVGGLEQRFCQQCSRFHQLPEFDQGKRSCRRRLAGHNERRRKPPPGPLSSRYGRLATSFHEDPSRFRSFLMDFSYPRLPNNARDVWPTVRAGDRGPGNQWQGGLDPPTSAVMVQGPHQYLQGSAAGGLFSTAEVPPGECLSGVSDSSCALSLLSTPPWGSNTTRNRAPIIPASSSFDGVPTAQSVPNDYMSSPWGLRGHGARSSSHEIQHGIGLGPVTEAGSGQFSGELELALQGNGQCLDHGSDRTYDGSGHVMHWSL; encoded by the exons ATGAAGTCGGGATCGAGCTCTCCGGTGGTCTCCCGGGCGGGCGGTCCGGGCGACTCCCTCCACGGGCTCAAGTTTGGCAAAAAGATCTACTTTGAGGACggggccgccgccgccgccgccgccggcggGGGCGGCGGTGGTGGGGGgagctcctcctcctcatcatcatccAAGGCCCCAGAACCGGCGGCGCCACCACCGCCGCCGGCGAAGAAGGGGAAGGGGGCGGTGCAGGGGGGGCAGGGGCCGCCCAGGTGCCAGGTGGAGGGGTGCAAGGCGGATCTGACGGGGGCCAAGGCCTACTACTGCCGGCACAAGGTGTGCGGGATGCACTCCAAGGCTCCCAAGGTCATCGTGGGAGGGCTCGAGCAGAGGTTCTGCCAGCAGTGCAGCAG GTTCCACCAGCTACCTGAATTTGATCAAGGAAAACGCAGTTGCCGCAGACGTCTGGCGGGCCACAATGAGCGGCGAAGGAAGCCACCTCCGGGGCCTCTATCATCACGCTATGGTCGCCTGGCCACCTCCTTCCAtg AAGACCCTAGCAGATTCAGAAGCTTTCTTATGGACTTCAGCTATCCCCGTCTTCCAAATAATGCAAGAGATGTGTGGCCGACCGTCCGGGCTGGTGATCGGGGGCCTGGTAACCAATGGCAGGGGGGCTTAGACCCTCCAACTAGTGCAGTGATGGTGCAGGGGCCCCACCAATACTTGCAGGGTTCTGCAGCAGGGGGTCTCTTCTCTACAGCAGAGGTTCCGCCAGGTGAGTGTCTTTCCGGGGTCTCGGACTCCAGCtgtgctctctctcttctgtcAACTCCGCCATGGGGCAGCAACACTACCAGAAACAGAGCTCCAATCATCCCAGCAAGCAGCAGTTTTGATGGTGTCCCAACAGCTCAGTCAGTTCCGAACGATTACATGAGTAGTCCTTGGGGTCTCAGGGGGCATGGAGCTAGGAGCAGCTCACATGAAATCCAGCATGGCATAGGACTAGGACCTGTCACTGAGGCTGGTAGTGGTCAGTTTTCAGGTGAACTTGAGTTAGCTCTGCAGGGGAATGGGCAATGCCTGGACCATGGCTCAGATAGGACATACGACGGTTCAGGTCATGTGATGCACTGGTCTCTGTAG
- the LOC105050212 gene encoding CDK5RAP3 protein homolog isoform X2: protein MQDPADIRNLPIDIAFARLGEWLVDRKKIPQDWRKRLSSIRSRISSAFMSLPRDLDPFLQTLDPEVVGYMEAKKIYNILLNSTTESRNIFGRLSGSAGEWESVVRSFEKDHIFLGEAAQIMVQNVNYEIPYQKKQVQKIQQQLAELDRKEADIKRHAALSAAKYSEACQELGLQGENVRLELLETAKSLPSTFSKLLQVLNSDSILRAMEYYTNFVRDAHTEKEKNPRDVLQNLRHLLENPPSLSVSVSPEVQNSLNDLSKPDSSYPVPGMQLPDTNLATDGIDWNVLVDDTQIDWDIGAVEQPEESGSGIGSYEIIDSNNIDLRGSENGNGVVADQMSLNRIEGVASRTSESEICWDIIIENPQVDALDVPADAGKESQLLGPTESSHHQSLVAERSQFLETEYRNKILDDLFEIKSFLNQRLVETRSEETSSLQHQVQAVAPFVLQQYAPDAVQAMLAEISLAISMLTNRKTRDLIMILNSKRFLDRLVSTVEEKKHHEVKLRESLNDLSVRRMELHNALSSSWPKQEAAIAKTRELKKLCETTLSSMFDGRPVNIIGEINTLLSASLSS from the exons ATGCAAGACCCTGCGGATATCCGAAACCTCCCCATCGACATCGCCTTCGCTCGTCTCGGAG AATGGCTGGTGGATCGGAAGAAGATCCCACAGGATTGGAGGAAGCGGTTGAGCTCGATCAGATCTCGGATCTCGTCTGCCTTCATGTCGCTGCCCAGGGATCTCGAtcccttcctccaaaccctagatCCCGAAG TTGTTGGGTACATGGAAGCAAAGAAAATATACAATATTCTTTTGAACTCAACTACAGAAAGTCGTAATATTTTTGGACGCTTATCAGGTTCTGCT GGTGAATGGGAATCCGTAGTGCGCTCCTTTGAGAAGGACCATATCTTTCTTGGAGAGGCTGCTCAGATAATGGTTCAGAATGTTAACTATGAAAT TCCCTACCAGAAAAAGCAGGTGCAGAAGATTCAGCAACAACTAGCAGAACTAGATCGTAAGGAGGCTGATATCAAGAGACATGCTGCCCTCTCTGCAGCTAAATATTCTGAAGCTTGTCAGGAGCTTGGATTGCAG GGGGAAAATGTGAGATTGGAGCTTCTGGAGACTGCAAAATCTCTTCCGTCCACATTCAGCAAATTATTGCAAGTCCTTAATAGTGATTCCATTTTAAGGGCCATGGAATATTATACAAACTTTGTCAGAGATGCTCACACAGAGAAAGAG AAAAATCCAAGGGATGTGCTACAAAATCTGAGGCACCTTCTTGAAAATCCTCCCTCTCTTAGTGTGTCTGTGTCTCCTGAGGTCCAAAATTCTCTGAATGATCTGTCGAAGCCAGACTCGTCTTATCCTGTACCAGGAATGCAGCTACCTGATACTAATCTTGCTACAGACGGTATTGACTGGAACGTTTTGGTAGACGATACCCAGATCGATTGGGATATTGGTGCTGTGGAACAACCTGAAGAATCTGGCAGTGGTATTGGTTCTTATGAAATAATTGATTCTAATAATATAGATTTAAGGGGGTCTGAAAATGGTAATGGCGTGGTAGCTGATCAGATGTCATTAAATAGAATAGAGGGTGTGGCCTCTCGTACTTCTGAGTCAGAAATATGTTGGGATATCATCATTGAAAATCCTCAAGTGGATGCACTGGATGTTCCAGCAGATGCAGGCAAGGAAAGTCAATTATTAGGTCCAACTGAATCCTCACATCATCAAAGTTTAGTGGCAGAAAGAAGCCAATTTCTGGAGACAGAATACAGGAATAAGATACTTGATGATCTGTTCGAG ATCAAATCATTTTTGAATCAGCGGTTAGTGGAGACGAGGAGTGAAGAGACTTCCTCCTTACAGCATCAAGTTCAGGCAGTTGCTCCTTTTGTGCTGCAACAGTATGCTCCTGATGCAGTACAGGCAATGCTAGCAGAGATATCTTTGGCCATTTCAATGCTTACAAATCGGAAAACACGCGACTTGATTATGATTCTCAACTCCAAAAG ATTTCTAGACAGATTGGTGTCAACAGTGGAGGAAAAGAAGCATCATGAAGTAAAACTGCGAGAGAGCTTGAATGATTTATCAGTGAGACGCATGGAACTGCACAATGCATTATCATCATCTTGGCCCAAGCAA GAAGCAGCAATTGCAAAAACAAGAGAACTGAAGAAGCTGTGCGAGACAACATTATCATCTATGTTTGATGGACGACCAGTCAACATTATTGGAGAAATCAATACATTGCTGAGTGCCAGTCTCAGTTCATAA
- the LOC105050210 gene encoding squamosa promoter-binding-like protein 14 isoform X2 produces MKSGSSSPVVSRAGGPGDSLHGLKFGKKIYFEDGAAAAAAAGGGGGGGGSSSSSSSSKAPEPAAPPPPPAKKGKGAVQGGQGPPRCQVEGCKADLTGAKAYYCRHKVCGMHSKAPKVIVGGLEQRFCQQCSRFHQLPEFDQGKRSCRRRLAGHNERRRKPPPGPLSSRYGRLATSFHDPSRFRSFLMDFSYPRLPNNARDVWPTVRAGDRGPGNQWQGGLDPPTSAVMVQGPHQYLQGSAAGGLFSTAEVPPGECLSGVSDSSCALSLLSTPPWGSNTTRNRAPIIPASSSFDGVPTAQSVPNDYMSSPWGLRGHGARSSSHEIQHGIGLGPVTEAGSGQFSGELELALQGNGQCLDHGSDRTYDGSGHVMHWSL; encoded by the exons ATGAAGTCGGGATCGAGCTCTCCGGTGGTCTCCCGGGCGGGCGGTCCGGGCGACTCCCTCCACGGGCTCAAGTTTGGCAAAAAGATCTACTTTGAGGACggggccgccgccgccgccgccgccggcggGGGCGGCGGTGGTGGGGGgagctcctcctcctcatcatcatccAAGGCCCCAGAACCGGCGGCGCCACCACCGCCGCCGGCGAAGAAGGGGAAGGGGGCGGTGCAGGGGGGGCAGGGGCCGCCCAGGTGCCAGGTGGAGGGGTGCAAGGCGGATCTGACGGGGGCCAAGGCCTACTACTGCCGGCACAAGGTGTGCGGGATGCACTCCAAGGCTCCCAAGGTCATCGTGGGAGGGCTCGAGCAGAGGTTCTGCCAGCAGTGCAGCAG GTTCCACCAGCTACCTGAATTTGATCAAGGAAAACGCAGTTGCCGCAGACGTCTGGCGGGCCACAATGAGCGGCGAAGGAAGCCACCTCCGGGGCCTCTATCATCACGCTATGGTCGCCTGGCCACCTCCTTCCAtg ACCCTAGCAGATTCAGAAGCTTTCTTATGGACTTCAGCTATCCCCGTCTTCCAAATAATGCAAGAGATGTGTGGCCGACCGTCCGGGCTGGTGATCGGGGGCCTGGTAACCAATGGCAGGGGGGCTTAGACCCTCCAACTAGTGCAGTGATGGTGCAGGGGCCCCACCAATACTTGCAGGGTTCTGCAGCAGGGGGTCTCTTCTCTACAGCAGAGGTTCCGCCAGGTGAGTGTCTTTCCGGGGTCTCGGACTCCAGCtgtgctctctctcttctgtcAACTCCGCCATGGGGCAGCAACACTACCAGAAACAGAGCTCCAATCATCCCAGCAAGCAGCAGTTTTGATGGTGTCCCAACAGCTCAGTCAGTTCCGAACGATTACATGAGTAGTCCTTGGGGTCTCAGGGGGCATGGAGCTAGGAGCAGCTCACATGAAATCCAGCATGGCATAGGACTAGGACCTGTCACTGAGGCTGGTAGTGGTCAGTTTTCAGGTGAACTTGAGTTAGCTCTGCAGGGGAATGGGCAATGCCTGGACCATGGCTCAGATAGGACATACGACGGTTCAGGTCATGTGATGCACTGGTCTCTGTAG